TATAAATATGAGGAAAATAGTGCTTGAGGAAAGCTGTACTCAGGGAGGAGATAAAGGAACAAGGTCAGAGAGAGGGGAAAGTAGGGAGCTAACTCAGAATTCATCTTTAGTTTTGATAAAAACACTTCAgaagttttaaattaatttactttAGCATCTAACTCAACTCACATATAGCTTTCTCAAAGAGCTCTTTTTATTATGAATTACCAATTTCATCAGGTTTTTTTTGCagatcattttacattttaattaaggCAGGTTGcctatttgtgatttttttttaatttttttactttcatttcatCACCTAGGACTTTGTTAAGGATACAGGATAAACCAGTTTGAAGGAAGTAAATGTTTCTCCTCGTTTTTCCAACTACTTACTACACATTAAGCCGGGTAGAGTGCCAGATGGCAGATTATCTTCAAACACTGACACCTTTTTGtggagttctctctctccctttctctctctgaaagattatatgtgtgtgtgtgtgtgtctgtgtgtgttgtgagtatttccttttcttctggaaAATTGCCTGTTTATCTATACTAGTGAGTGAATTTGTGTTTTGAGTCAGTTTTTTGTGTTGCTTTGGGGAATGACTTTCTCAGTTTTTACCCAGAGATCATCTTCTCCCATTGAATGTTGGTTAGCACCCTGGTGACCAGTCCTTCATGACTCTGCCCCAGGAATAGggtatatttgttgtttttctgtatggAGCAGCTGCCTGTCTGGGATGTTCCCTTTGATACCTCTGCACTTCTGAGTGTGGTGAGGGAGGGGTTAAGGGGGATGGggaaatgggtgtgtgtgtgaggaggggaGTGACAGGTGCCTTTGAAGTTCCTAAGCTGAAAGCTTGGCAAGGTCCCGGTAATCAGCAAAAGCCACCCAGAATTATGCTTAAGGAGAGTCAGGAGACGACGGCCAAAAGACAATAAAGCAAAGCATTTCCAAGACGAGcaaaaccaagacaaacaaaagaaaaaccaaactgcTTTCGAAgttccaaaagcaaacaaaatccaaatgcCTTTAGAGACCCAGTAGCAAGAAAGCAAACACGCAAAAGTAAAGCAAACGCTTAGACTAAATTCTTCTACAGCCGACAAACGAGGTAACCTTAAACCAGGGCTTCCCAGCctttcctaacgctgcgaccctttaatacggttcctcacgctgtggtgaccccccaacctcAAATTTTTTTCgctgctacctcataactgtaattttgctacttttatgaaccataatgcaaatatctaatGTGTAGGGTGTCTGATAcgtgacccctgtgaaggggttGTTCGACTCCCAACGGAGTCGCGAGATGTCTATCAAATTAGGACAATTGACTAGCTCAGGGCAAGCACAACGGAGCAAGCATCCAGGAAGCCAACAGTGCTGGGGCACTGAAAAGACCTCACCAACTCACCCGAGGAAGTAACAGCAGGTGGCCTGAGGGTGATGGGTCCTTCCGGTTCTTCGGGTGCCTGCCTTCCGGTCAGGTGACTCCTTTGGTGAAAAGTGGATCATTCTGGGAGTCCCACATCATGACACCTTAATTGTCCATGTGAAAACCACAgctctcatctttaaaaaaatcagagcttTTATTCTGAACTGTAacagatttaggttaccccaaattccatgttgcGAGGAGGAAGTcatttcatgaagtttttatggtttttacagaaaaaaaaagagagtcacAAATCGAGACATTTGTACTTCAAAGAGGTAGTCCCAGCACAGTGGGGAAAGCTGTCCTAGAGGACCAAGTTGCCCTCTGATAACGTTCTTAGCCTTGGGGCTGGTGGAAACTAGTGGTCTAAGTTAATAGATTCCAAAAGGCTTCCATATATCAGTCACAAAATGTTAGTTCAGACACAGAGGTGGGCAGGGAAGCACTCCTCCAGAGGGCGAGAACTAGCCCAGGATCAGTGACTAGCCTTGAGGCCTGCAATGTTCCCGTCtcaccacagtactgaaattctaTCAGTCAGTCCCTCCAGACACAGCTCCTTCCAGGGACTCCTTTTCATGATAGACTTACTCTATACTCACTATGTTTCAGGCAACAACGTCAATCTCAACTTAAAGTGAGTCGTTCTCTCCCTGTGTGCTAGGTGTAGATACTGTGTTTTACTTAAATAGAAGATAAGTTTTGGAGTAAGTTTAATAATCACCATTTTgggataagaaaataaaacccagagagaTGAGTTGACATACAGATATAGTGTGCCCAACTCATTCTGGTTTCCTTGTGAATTcctattgaaaaaaaatgttgagtTCAGTCTATGCCCCCAGTCTTGGGCAAACTGAGACAACTGACAGAGGTAGGAGCTTCTAGGGCAGAAAAAGTATGGTTTTTCCTACCCTCCGAATCCACTAAAAGCAGCCAAACGTATTGGGACATTAAGTAAGCTTATTACACTACTCAGTGATtgtgtgttggaggaggggctgtgtgttcatgtggattTGCATGTggagtgtgtatatatttatgtatgtgatgtgggattcccctcagtatgctgtgaatacgttttattgccatcagttaataaagaagctgtttcagcaaatggcttagcagagaaaagccaggtggaaaatcagaacagagatagagagagtaggcagagtcagagagacaccatgtagctgtaggagacagatgccttGGGAACCTTACTGGTGAGCCACAGCCTCAtgtcgatacacagattaatagattaaTTAATGGGttgattcaagatgtaagagctaagtagaatatgcctgaatcattggttaagcagtgttgcaattaatacagtttctgtgtgattattcgggtctgagcagttgggaaatgaatgagcagtctctgtgtgtatgtgtatgaggggGTAggagttgtgtgtttgtgtgtatgtgcacatggagcatgtatgtgtgtgtggtaggacttgtgtgtatgtgcacgtggaatgtgtgtgtgtgtggataggAGTTGTGTGTTCATATGTACGTGTATGTGTCTGCGTGAGATCAACGTTGAGGGTCCTTCCTCAGAGGTCAtccatcttgtttttgagacagggtctctcgctgagaCATGGAGCTCAGTGATTTGGCTAGGCCAGCGGGCTAACTATCCCAGCATCTCCCTGTCTGTGCCCTTCCAgccctgggactgcaggtgtgcccCAGCTCTTCACACAGGTTGGGGGTCGACAGTGAACACCAGTCCTCACGCCTGTGTGACAAGCACTGTACGGACTGAGCCATCCCCAGTCCCTCATCAACacttaaaattcaaatattttatttagactGTCcagattttattataattttacctGACTTATTTTGAGGGGAGAACATCTATGAATAAATCTTTCATCGTATACTTTTGAGAAAACTTTTAATTATGGAATACATATATAAGGGTGCATGAGTCTCCTTCTGTTTCAAGGGCTCGATACGACACTGTCAAATTCTGTTACTATTTAAGATTTTGATATTGTTTACTACAGAAAATTTCTTGCTTGATGTAGCATTAAAATATTCTGTCCCAATCTTAGGTTCACTGTCAGGTAAGGAGCAGCAGGCATTGGCCATGAGTTAACAGAGAAAGATATTTCAGGAGAAATGTCAAAAGGGTTGCGTCATTTTGTGGCAGAGGCGAGACTTACTTTCCTTATCTTAGGCTATGCTAATGTTATCTTTTAAGATAACATTAGAATAGCCCATTTTTGAATTTATGTATTACTGAGTTTTAACTCAGTAAGCATTGCCTTCTTAGCTGAATAACCTCACCCCAAGAATACATGAACTGTTTCAAATGTGTTTCTGCTTTTTCCCGGGTCTCATTCTTTCTGCCTAAGGCCTGAGATACCGGTCAGAGGAAAAGCACAGTGTTATTGGATCGATTCCAAGCATGTCCGACCATGGCTTCCCTGCAGAGGGCGCTGTGGAGCCCCAAGAGCCCATCTGTTCTTGTCTTTCATGGGCTGTAGGGCTGTTGCGAAATAATTGACTTTGTTTTTTGGCTTCAGGGCCTCAGTGAGTATATTATGCTCAGTGAAGCACTCTGATCATGACAGAGCCAGGCTCTCTGCCCCGTGGGTGTCTATAAAATCTAGATAATTTTCCCCTAGGTATTTTTGGTGGCATGGTCACAGCTTCTGTGAAACTGTTTTCCCCTGTAGGTCTAAGGGGACCACAAAAGGAGTTGCAATGGCTTTCTGGAAGGGGCGGGTGTCTGCGTCAATTCCCTCAAACAAGTTTTGACATTTCTTCTGTAATGTCATCGTCTGTCGATTCACTGCAAGTGTCTGTCGCTCCAGGCCTTCCCTGCTGGCAGTGACTGTGGAACGGGGAAGGTGACACAATAAAGGAGCCATGACCCGTGGTACTACCCAGCACCTAGGCCAGAAGGTCCGGGAAGGCTTCTGTCTGAAGCAGCTTTTTTGGGGGACGCTGTGTGAGCACCTAGCATTGCTTGCAGTCAGGGAAGGCTGTCTAGTTCCCACCCAGGGACACCTGGTGCCGACGGATTCTTGCTGGATTGACTAGAGCAGCCAATAGTCCTGATCTCTTTGAATTTCCACCTCTGCTTTCCAGGATCTAGGTAGAAGATGAGAGGTTTCagttttgcctttgttttgttctcCGCTGTGGGTTTTCTCCTATGGACTCCTGTGACTGGGCTCAAGACTCTCCATTTGGGAAGCTGTGTGATCACTGCAAACCTCCAGGCAATACAAAAGGATTTTTCAGAGATTCAGGATAGTGTGGTACGTAAAGGAAGGATCCATATTTCCTATCTGtctgtcctcttcctcctttgtctgtctgtcttctcggGGTATATCTGATAGTGTGTTAATGGAAACAGGAGAGACTCCAGTCCTGGACAATGTATTTCCAAGAGATGCCTGTACTTAATAGTTTAAAAATGCCTCTCATGGGTCCCTCATGGAGAATAGGTCAAAGGATGTGATAGCTAAAACCCTGGCAGCAGCCAATGACCTGTCTTTTCTTGTCCTTTCTCCTATTTAGCAAGCCGAAGATGAAAACATAGACATCAGAATCTTAAGGACAACTGAGTCTCTGCAAGACACAGAGGTATGGACTTGATCTGGGGAACTCTGGGGAGGAGGTAAAGCCAGAGCTCCTCCATCAGGCCTGATCTTGTCTTCCTTCTCATTCATTCACTTCTTGGATGCTCTTTGCAGCATTCGGAGAGGTGCTGTCTCCTCCGCCATTTAGTGAGATTCTATCTGGACCGAGTAT
The sequence above is drawn from the Chionomys nivalis chromosome 5, mChiNiv1.1, whole genome shotgun sequence genome and encodes:
- the Il20 gene encoding interleukin-20, which translates into the protein MRGFSFAFVLFSAVGFLLWTPVTGLKTLHLGSCVITANLQAIQKDFSEIQDSVQAEDENIDIRILRTTESLQDTEHSERCCLLRHLVRFYLDRVFKFYQNPDHHILRKTSSLANSFLIIKKDLSICHSRMACHCGEEAMKKYNQILSHFTELELQAAVVKALGEIGILLRWMEEMMWMK